Proteins from a single region of Fundulus heteroclitus isolate FHET01 chromosome 12, MU-UCD_Fhet_4.1, whole genome shotgun sequence:
- the gtf2h2 gene encoding general transcription factor IIH subunit 2 isoform X2 has protein sequence MPTPARRLSPGATPEWKNVQPLSSRLVPEPCVEVSPIISSRNLATSHTTSGSFPTREVTFHVPRASFCSQRLERQGPGPRLQPIVQCTRPLWPLLQGNPKKHIAALKKAVDTSCVGEPSLYNSLSLSIQTLKHMPGHTSREILIILSSLTTCDPANIYELIKTLKSLKVRVSVIGLSAEVRVCTVLTRETGGSYHVILDESHFKELLMLHVKPPPASFSAECSLIRMGFPQHTVACMRDQDVKPSFSMSHLDSVSTPALTLGGYFCPQCHAKYTELPVECKVCGLTLVSAPHLARSFHHLFPLHPFIDSTAEDYKENSFCQACQRQLQDKNVFTCSSCHSVFCIECDLFIHESLHCCPCCIRGRTAT, from the exons atgcccactcctgctcggcgcctctcaccaggggcaacgccagagtggaagaatgtccagcccctctcaagtagactggttccagagccatgcgtcgaggtgagtcctaTTATCTCCAGTCGGAACCTCGCAACCTCGCACACTacctcaggctccttccccaccagagaggtgacattccacgtcccaagagccagcttctgcagccaaagATTGGAACGCCAAGGTCCAGGCCCTCGACTGCAACCCATTgtacaatgcacccgacccctttggcccctcttGCAGG GTAATCCAAAGAAACACATTGCTGCGCTGAAGAAAGCAGTTGACACTTCATGTGTAGGAGAGCCATCTCTGTACAACTCTCTCAGCCTGTCCATACAGACCCTAAA GCACATGCCTGGGCATACCAGCCGAGAAATCCTCATCATCCTCAGCAGCCTAACCACATGTGACCCAGCCAACATCTATGAACTAATTAAG ACCCTTAAGTCTCTGAAGGTACGAGTGTCAGTAATTGGGCTCTCGGCGGAGGTCCGAGTGTGCACGGTGCTGACCAGAGAGACTGGTGGATCATACCATGTTATCCTGGATGAGAGTCACTTCAAAGAGTTGCTCATGCTCCACGTCAAACCTCCCCCAGCCAGCTTTTCAGCGGAATGCTCTTTAATACGAATGG GTTTTCCTCAGCACACCGTGGCCTGTATGAGGGATCAGGATGTCAAGCCTTCATTCAGCATGTC TCACCTGGACAGCGTCAGTACTCCAGCTCTGACTCTGGGTGGATACTTCTGTCCGCAGTGCCACGCAAAGTACACTGAGCTTCCTGTGGAGTGTAAAGTCTGTG GTTTGACACTGGTGTCTGCTCCACACCTGGCCAGATCCTTCCATCACCTGTTTCCCCTCCATCCATTTATTGACAGTACAGCTGAGGATTATAAGGAGAATAG cttcTGTCAAGCCTGTCAAAGGCAGCTGCAGgataaaaat GTATTCACCTGTTCTTCGTGCCACAGCGTGTTCTGTATTGAGTGTGATCTCTTCATCCATGAATCACTGCACTGCTGTCCCTGCTGCATTCGCGGTCGGACTGCTACATGA